CGGGAATCCGGACCGTATCGGGTCGACGCCCCCCGTCCGCCGGGGCTACTGCTCGCCGCGACGGGGCTGACGGTCGGCTGGTTCGCCAACGCGGCGGCCTACCGGGTTGCCGGTCCGGCGGAGCCGGCTTTCGCCGCGGCGTGGCCCCTCCTCTCGCTGGTCGCACTCCACAGCGTCCGCCGGGAACGGTCGTCGACCGCGACGCCGGCGAGTGAGGCCCGCTGGCCCCTTCCGGCGGCGTTCGCAATCTACGCAGGCGGAGTGACGGCGTCGCTGGCGGCGACTTTCGACATCGAGTGGCGCATCGTCCTCGGCGTCGTCTTCCCGCTGTGGCTGTACTCACTCGGCGAGCTCCGCGAGCGGACGACGGGCGCGCGCGGCCGGCTACTCCGGCTCTGTCACGGCGCCCTCCTGTTCGCGAGCGTGTTCGCGCTCCGGGACCCGCTGGGCGTCACGCCGTTCATGCTTTGGCTGCTCGCGGGGGCCGTCGGTCTGCTGGCTGCCGGACAGTGGCTCTCCGAAGCCTTCGAACCGCCGAACACTGGCCGCTGACGGCGCCACCCGGTCGCGTCACTCGTAGGTCTCCTGTCGCGCGACTCGCACCCGCGTCGCGCCGTTGATGGCGTAGACCCGTCCCTCGACGTTGGCGAACTCCAATCCGCCGATAGACGCCGTCTCGTTGACCGCGGGCACGGGACCGGTGGCGGAGCGGTTCCCCAGCGAGACGTTGAGTCGGAACCCCTCGGGTGCGGCTTCGACGGTGACGTTCCGGCCGGCGACTACGGGGTCGGCGCGCACGGGCGGCGAGGTGTACGCGGTCACGTTCCGGTCGCCGTAGGCGAGGAACACTTTGTAGACGGTGCCGCCGCCGATGGCGTTCCAGCCGCGGCGCTGGACCCGGACCGTCTCGCGCCAGCCGACGCCGCCGACGAGTACGCCCCTCTCCCCGTCGAAGTCGAGTCGACCCTTCGAGACGGCGGTCATCCAGATGCCGCGCTCGCGGTTCCGGACGATCACCCCCGAGGTGTTGACCTGCGTCGTCTCGCCGAACGCCTCCACGTCGATCACCGACACCATCCCGTTGGGCACGTCCTCGGCGTAGGTCACCTCGTAGCCGCGCACCTCGATCGGGTCGCTCCCGCCGGGGAGGTCACCGCTCGAAGTCGTCGTCAGGTTGACCGGGACGGCGGGGCCGGCGAGCGCGGCCGTACAGAGCAAGAGCACCGTCGCGCCGACCTGCCAGCGGGGAACAGCCCTCACCGCCTTCGGGTCGTCGGGGGTCGGCAGGAGCGGGCGATCCGACGTCGCCACCGTCGCCGCCACGAGCGTCGCCAGCGCGACGACGAGCGCGACCCCGGCGGCGCGATAGAGGACGTACGTCTCGCCGCCGCGGTACCAGTAGACCGCCCACAGCGACTGGGCGACGCCGAACAGGGCGACGCCCACGGCGACCCGCGCGGCCGACGGACGGTCGTCACCGCGGGTACGGGCCAGCCAGACGCCGAGAAGCAGGCCCGTGAGGAGGCCGATAGCGTGGCCCTGGATGGCGATGTCGGCCCACCACGGCGAGGAGTACGAGGGGCCGGCGCTCGCCGACAGCGTCGGCTGTTGGAGCGCGCCGTAGAGCGTCCGGAGGCCGTTGCCGGCGGTGACCGCGACCACCGTCGTGATCGGATACCGAACCAGGGCAAAGCCCGCGAACGCGAAGACGACGCCCGAGAAGCCGATGACGGGACCGATGGCGAACAGCGCGGTGAAGAGACCGACGCCGACGACGGCCGCCGGGAAGACGACGAGCGCTCGCACGTACGGGTTCGTCAGCGGCGACGTGAACGTCTGGACGCCACGTTTCCGCGGGTAGTGCCCCCACGCGTACTCGGCGATGGGGGCGAGCACGAGCGTCCCGACGAGGTTGCCGATCAGGTGGCCGGCGCCGGAGTGGGAAAAGGCCGCCGTCGCCATCCCCAGCGGATAGAAGTACGACCACGCGCGGAAGGGGATGGTGACGGGGCGGTACCAGTGTCCCCAGCCACCCTGGACGAGTAGGTAGACGGCGAGAATCAACACGACGGAGACGAGCGTCCCCCACGGCACGCCGAGGACGAACCGTGCCCGGAGGACCCGCCCCCAGCGGCCGCGTGGACGGTCGAGGAGGGCAATAGCCACGAGCGCGACGAGAACCGACGAGAGAAGCGCCAGCCGAAAGAGCGTCGCCGCATCCGGGAGACCGAGCATGCCTTCCGTTCACAGGCCGCCGGTAATGAATCCGACGGGCGACGGCGGGGGAGCGCGGTCGCTACCGTGTGTCGGCTGCCGGACGACTCCGCCCCGCTCAGAGTTTGTTCTCGGCGTCCTCCGCGAGTTCGGCCATCCGCTTGCCGACCCGACCGGCGTCCGAGAACTCGTCTTCGCTCATCGCCGTCGCGAGCGCGTTTCCGAGGACGAACACCGCGTGTTTGTGCTCGCTTTTCGACTTGTGGACGTGCGAGGGGTCGACGCTCAGGGATTCGTACGGCTCGAAGATACTCTCGTCGACCGTCTCCTGGCTCCGGAAGTAGTTCATGATCGTCACCATCTGCTCGTGGAGTTCGAGGAGTTCCTCCTTGTGCATACGCCCGTCTACGGCGGTTGCCCGGTTAAGGATTATTGCGGTGGTCTCGCATGGTGACGGCCGGGTGACGTATCGAGCGCTCCAACACCCCCGCGTTCGTAGGGACTTTCGGAAGTCAGCAGCGATTCTCGCCGGGACGGTCCGGCGAGACTCTCTGGACAGTTACGATGACCCCCTATCAGAAGACGTACTCGTCCTCGTGTCCCATCATCCCCTCGTCCTCGAACCCCGGTTCCTCCTCCTCGATCGGCCCACTCGTCTTGTAGGCGCGCAGTCCCGTCGAGAGCAGTTCCTGAATCGCCTCCTCCCGGTTGACGAACTCCCCCTGTTCGATCAGTTGGGCGATCTGCATCTCCAGATGTTCCGGGACCGTTATTTCCACGTTGGGCATTTGAACGTCCGACGGTTTGGAAGGGGCGTATTTAAATTCTGCGGGCGGGATTCGGAGTTCGACAACTGTCCCTTTGATCAAGCGAGTAAAATCCCGGCGAGGACGAACTGGAGTTGGGGAATCGTGTAGTCGACCGACAACCATAGGACGGTCGAACGTTCACCACGGGTATGGACAGGGACGTCACGGACGTCTACCGCGAGTTCGGCGACGAGCGTCTGCCGCCGGGACAGCACCGAACGGACTCGTTTCCGGTGCTTTCGAAGGGATCGGTTCCGCGGGTGGACCGCGACGAGTGGACGCTCTCGGTGAGCGGCGCGGTGGAGAATCCAGTCACGTTGGACTGGGACGAGTTCAGGGAGCTGGGCGTCGAGACACAGAAGCAAGACTTCCACTGCGTGACCGGCTGGAGCAAGTTCGACTGTGCGTTCACCGGCGTCCCCTTCCGCACCCTCGCCGACCACGTCGGCGTCGACCCGGACGCGGTACAGGTCATGTTCGCCGCCGCGGACGACTACACGACGAACGTGCCCCTCGAGGACTGTCTGCGGCCGGGGACCCTCTTCGCCTACGAGTTCGACGGCGAGCCACTCGCCCGTGACCACGGCGGCCCCGTCCGGGTCGTCACGCCCAACAAGTACGCCTACAAGGGGGCGAAGTGGGTGACTGGGGTGGAGTTCCTGACCGAGCCGGAACGCGGGTTCTGGGAGCGCCGAGGCTACTCCGTGAGCGCGAACCCCTGGCGCGAGGAGCGATACAGCGGCTAAATCTTCGGCCGTCACGACCGCCGTTCGTGGTGGCGTTCTCCGACGGGAACCGCCGATCGATCCGGTGGCCCCTAATAGTTAGGTAAAAGAGTGCGGCGCCCTCATGGCGTGTAATGGGTATCCCGCGAAGCGACGAGGCAGGTCCGCGTCTCGTCAGTCGGTCGGTTCGGGCGTCGGTCCCGTCCCTCCGTGCCGCGCTCGACGCCATGCCCGCTCCCCGCACGTTCTGGACCGCTCCCGACGAGGCGACGGTCGTCGCCGGCGGTGCCGCGGCGACCCTCAGCGCCGACGGTCGGGATCGATTCGCCGCGATCAAGGAGGGCATCGGCCGGGTCCTGCGCTCGGGCGACGTGCACGCCGGCACCGAGGCCGCCTGCCCTCGGCTGTTCGGCGGCTTCGCCTTCCACGACGAGGGGACCGACGACGACACCTGGGCCGGCTTCCCCGGAGCGCGGTTCGTCCTGCCGCGGGTGCAGGTGACCGACACCGACCGCGGAACGTGGCTGACCGTCAACGCCGCCGGCCCGGACGCGGCCCCCGAAGCCGTCGAGGACCGCCTCGACGCGGAGCGCGACCGGTTCGAGGCGCTCGACGACCCCGACCCGACGCCGCCGCCGGAAATCGTCTCGCGGACGCGAACGACCCCGCGCGAGGCGTGGTGTGACTCCGTCGACGCCGCCGTCTCGCGCATCCACGCCGGCGACCTGCGGAAGGTCGTCCTCGCGCAGGCGCTCGAGGTGACGCTCGACCGCCCGCTCTCGGTGCCCGACGTCCTCGCTCGTCTCGGCGAGACCTACCCGGACTGCTACCGATTCCTCGTGGAGCCGACGGCCGACGCGTCCGCCGACCGGCCGGCCTTCTTCGGCGCGACGCCCGAACGGCTGGTCAGCCGACACGGCCGCACGGTCACGACCGACGCGCTCGCGGGCACGACCGGCCGCGGCGACACGCCCGCCGAGGACGATTGGCTCGCCGAAGAGTTGCTCGGGGACGAGAAGAACCTGCACGAACACGAACTCGTCGCGGAGACCATCCGCGAACAGCTCGCCCCCTTCGCGTCGTCGATTTCCGCGGGCCAGCGGCGGGTCCGACGGCTGGCGACCGTCCAACATCTCTTCACCCCCATCACCGCGACGCTCGACAGCGACACGCACGTCCTCGACCTGGTGGAGGCGCTGCATCCGACGCCCGCCGTCGGCGGCCTCCCACCCGAACGCGCGCTCGCCACCATCCGCGAGACGGAGCCGTTCGACCGGGGCTGGTACGCCGCACCCGTCGGCTGGATCGACGCCGCCGGCAACGGCACCTTCGCCGTCGCCATCCGCTCGGCGCTCGCGCGCGGCGCCGAGACGACGCTCTTTGCCGGCGTTGGCGTCGTCGCCGACTCAGACCCCGACCGCGAGTGGGACGAGGTACAGCTGAAGTATCGGCCGATCCTCGACGAACTCGAACGAGCATGAGTGCGCCGAATCGCAACGTCCTCTGGGGGCGGGCGATAGCCGACGAACTCGCGCGCAGCGGCGTCGAGAGCGTCGTCGTCTCCCCCGGCAGTCGCTCGACGCCGCTCGTCACCGCCGTTTCGGAACACGACGACCTGCACGTCTTCTCCGTCCTCGACGAGCGCTCGGCCGCCTACTTCGCGCTCGGCCGTGCCCGCCGTACCGGCGAGGTGACCCCCCTGATCTGTACCTCCGGCACCGCGGCCGCGAACTACCACCCCGCGGTGATCGAGGCGGACCGCGGGCGCGTCCCCCTCCTCCTGCTCACCGCCGACCGCCCGCCCGAACTCCGCGACAGCGGCGCCAACCAGACCGTCGACCAGGAGAAGTTGTACGGCGACGCCACCCGCTGGTACAAGGACCTGCCCGAACCCGAAGCCGACGAGCGGAAACTCCGCTCGCTCCGGACGGACGTGGCCCGCGCGCTCGCGGCGGCGACGGGCACCCCGTCCGGTCCGGTCCACCTCAACTGTCCGTTCCGCAAGCCCCTGGAGCCGACGCCCGTGCCGGGCGACGTGCCCGCGGACCTCGACCCCCTCGCCGCCGCCGGCCGCGACGGCGACCGTCCGTTCGTGACGACGACGGCCGGCGTGCCACGGCTCGACCGCGCCGACCTCCAGCGACTGGCCGAGGCGCTCACCGTGGACCGCGGGCTGATCGTCGCCGGCCCCGCCGACCCGCCGGGCGTCGATCCGCAGGCGGTCACCGCCCTCGCTCACGCCACCGGCTTCCCCATCGTCGCCGACCCGCTCTCCGGCCTGCGCTTCGGCGGCCACACCCGCGTGACGACCACCGTCGGCGGCTACGACGGCTACCTCGACCCGCGCGTGACCGACGACTGGCCCGCGCCGGAAGCGATCCTTCGGATCGGCGCCTCACCCACCTCCAAGCGCCTCCGGAAGTACCTCGCGCGGACCGACGCGCGGGAGTTCGTCGTCGACCCCGCCGGCGCGTGGCGGGAGGCGGAGTTCACCGCGTCGGATCTCGTCGTCGCCGACCCGTCCCGCCTCGCCGCCCGCCTCGCGGAAGTCGTTCGCGGCGCCGGCGACGCGGACTGGCGCGACCGCTGGGCGGCCGCGGACCGAACCCACCGCGAGGTGGTCGCCGACGCGACCGGCGACGGCGTGGAGCCACGCTCCACGAGCAATCGGCTGCAAGCCGATGACGGCGCGGGCGGCTACTTCGAAGGGGCGATCCTCGCCGACGTGGCCGACCTCGCGCCCGAACCGTCGACGCTCGTCGTCTCGAACTCGAACCCCGTCCGCGACGCCGACCGATTCGTGGCGCCCAGCGACGCCGGCTACACCGTCATCGGCAACCGCGGCGCGTCGGGCATCGACGGCGTCGTCTCCACCGCCCTCGGCGCCGGGAGCGCGACCACCGACCACCTGACGCTCGTGATCGGTGACCTCGCGTACTACCACGACGGCAACGGCCTGCTCTCGGCGCTCCGCTGTGGCGTCGAGGCGACCATCGTCCTGATACAGAACGACGGCGGCGGCATCTTCCATCGCCTCCCCATCGAGTCGTTCGATCCCCCCTTCACCGAGTCGTTCCGGACGCCCCACGGTCTCGACTTCGAGCCGACGGGTGAGCTCTACGACCTCGACTACACCGCCGTCGACGACCGCGAGTCGTTCCGCGAGGCCTACGCCGACTCGGTCGCGAGCGACGGGACGGACGTGATCGACGTGCGGACGGACGGCGAGGCGAGCCAGCGCACGCGTGAACGGCTGGTCGAGGAGACGGTCGCCGAACTGACCGAGTGAACAGGTTTTATGCGGCCGTGGCGAGCAGTCGTCGTCGATGCCCTCCAGCGATCCGACGTGGAGACTCCCCGTCGCCATCGTCGCCCTCCTCGTCGTCCTCTACGCGTTCGAGGTGAGCGGCAACGTCCTCTTCGGCGTGTTCCTCGCCGCCGTCCTGTATCTCGTCGCGTGGCTCGTCG
This window of the Haloplanus rubicundus genome carries:
- a CDS encoding rhomboid family intramembrane serine protease produces the protein MLGLPDAATLFRLALLSSVLVALVAIALLDRPRGRWGRVLRARFVLGVPWGTLVSVVLILAVYLLVQGGWGHWYRPVTIPFRAWSYFYPLGMATAAFSHSGAGHLIGNLVGTLVLAPIAEYAWGHYPRKRGVQTFTSPLTNPYVRALVVFPAAVVGVGLFTALFAIGPVIGFSGVVFAFAGFALVRYPITTVVAVTAGNGLRTLYGALQQPTLSASAGPSYSSPWWADIAIQGHAIGLLTGLLLGVWLARTRGDDRPSAARVAVGVALFGVAQSLWAVYWYRGGETYVLYRAAGVALVVALATLVAATVATSDRPLLPTPDDPKAVRAVPRWQVGATVLLLCTAALAGPAVPVNLTTTSSGDLPGGSDPIEVRGYEVTYAEDVPNGMVSVIDVEAFGETTQVNTSGVIVRNRERGIWMTAVSKGRLDFDGERGVLVGGVGWRETVRVQRRGWNAIGGGTVYKVFLAYGDRNVTAYTSPPVRADPVVAGRNVTVEAAPEGFRLNVSLGNRSATGPVPAVNETASIGGLEFANVEGRVYAINGATRVRVARQETYE
- a CDS encoding UPF0058 family protein gives rise to the protein MHKEELLELHEQMVTIMNYFRSQETVDESIFEPYESLSVDPSHVHKSKSEHKHAVFVLGNALATAMSEDEFSDAGRVGKRMAELAEDAENKL
- a CDS encoding ribbon-helix-helix domain-containing protein; this translates as MPNVEITVPEHLEMQIAQLIEQGEFVNREEAIQELLSTGLRAYKTSGPIEEEEPGFEDEGMMGHEDEYVF
- a CDS encoding sulfite oxidase-like oxidoreductase, translating into MDRDVTDVYREFGDERLPPGQHRTDSFPVLSKGSVPRVDRDEWTLSVSGAVENPVTLDWDEFRELGVETQKQDFHCVTGWSKFDCAFTGVPFRTLADHVGVDPDAVQVMFAAADDYTTNVPLEDCLRPGTLFAYEFDGEPLARDHGGPVRVVTPNKYAYKGAKWVTGVEFLTEPERGFWERRGYSVSANPWREERYSG
- a CDS encoding isochorismate synthase, whose product is MGIPRSDEAGPRLVSRSVRASVPSLRAALDAMPAPRTFWTAPDEATVVAGGAAATLSADGRDRFAAIKEGIGRVLRSGDVHAGTEAACPRLFGGFAFHDEGTDDDTWAGFPGARFVLPRVQVTDTDRGTWLTVNAAGPDAAPEAVEDRLDAERDRFEALDDPDPTPPPEIVSRTRTTPREAWCDSVDAAVSRIHAGDLRKVVLAQALEVTLDRPLSVPDVLARLGETYPDCYRFLVEPTADASADRPAFFGATPERLVSRHGRTVTTDALAGTTGRGDTPAEDDWLAEELLGDEKNLHEHELVAETIREQLAPFASSISAGQRRVRRLATVQHLFTPITATLDSDTHVLDLVEALHPTPAVGGLPPERALATIRETEPFDRGWYAAPVGWIDAAGNGTFAVAIRSALARGAETTLFAGVGVVADSDPDREWDEVQLKYRPILDELERA
- the menD gene encoding 2-succinyl-5-enolpyruvyl-6-hydroxy-3-cyclohexene-1-carboxylic-acid synthase, translating into MSAPNRNVLWGRAIADELARSGVESVVVSPGSRSTPLVTAVSEHDDLHVFSVLDERSAAYFALGRARRTGEVTPLICTSGTAAANYHPAVIEADRGRVPLLLLTADRPPELRDSGANQTVDQEKLYGDATRWYKDLPEPEADERKLRSLRTDVARALAAATGTPSGPVHLNCPFRKPLEPTPVPGDVPADLDPLAAAGRDGDRPFVTTTAGVPRLDRADLQRLAEALTVDRGLIVAGPADPPGVDPQAVTALAHATGFPIVADPLSGLRFGGHTRVTTTVGGYDGYLDPRVTDDWPAPEAILRIGASPTSKRLRKYLARTDAREFVVDPAGAWREAEFTASDLVVADPSRLAARLAEVVRGAGDADWRDRWAAADRTHREVVADATGDGVEPRSTSNRLQADDGAGGYFEGAILADVADLAPEPSTLVVSNSNPVRDADRFVAPSDAGYTVIGNRGASGIDGVVSTALGAGSATTDHLTLVIGDLAYYHDGNGLLSALRCGVEATIVLIQNDGGGIFHRLPIESFDPPFTESFRTPHGLDFEPTGELYDLDYTAVDDRESFREAYADSVASDGTDVIDVRTDGEASQRTRERLVEETVAELTE